From Phaeocystidibacter marisrubri, the proteins below share one genomic window:
- the cyoE gene encoding heme o synthase: protein MKGSISTSQTERMPAESARLSDYAMLLKFRLTSSVVFSASAGYLLAAPFFEVSTFLALILGGFLVVGASNAYNQVWERDRDALMNRTKNRPVATGRLSVLEALIVSTVALIGGISLLYSINPLSAIFGLASVVLYTLVYTPMKAKGPWAVFVGAFPGAIPFMLGWVAATNDFDIEPGILFLVQFLWQFPHFWAIGWVAYDDYAKAGYYLLPNRKPDETASNLIIVYTMFMIVASVLPVFGFTGTLVLSDPAALIVLVLGAWMLRSAILLKKNPSKEYARKLMLTSVAYLPLVQIVYVIDRYI from the coding sequence ATGAAAGGTTCAATTTCTACATCTCAAACGGAGAGAATGCCAGCTGAAAGTGCAAGACTTTCTGATTATGCGATGCTATTAAAGTTTCGCCTAACTTCCAGTGTGGTGTTTTCTGCAAGCGCAGGTTACTTGCTAGCCGCTCCTTTTTTTGAGGTTTCTACCTTTTTAGCTCTTATCCTTGGCGGATTTTTGGTGGTGGGCGCATCCAATGCTTACAACCAAGTTTGGGAACGTGATAGAGATGCATTGATGAACAGAACTAAGAATCGTCCGGTTGCCACCGGTCGCCTATCAGTTCTTGAAGCCCTCATCGTGAGTACAGTTGCGTTGATTGGAGGAATTAGTCTCCTGTATTCCATCAATCCATTGAGCGCGATTTTTGGACTAGCTTCAGTAGTCTTGTATACTTTGGTATACACACCGATGAAAGCCAAAGGTCCGTGGGCCGTGTTTGTGGGCGCTTTTCCAGGTGCCATTCCATTTATGTTGGGATGGGTGGCTGCAACCAACGACTTCGATATTGAACCGGGAATACTATTTCTCGTACAGTTCCTATGGCAGTTTCCGCATTTTTGGGCTATTGGTTGGGTTGCATACGACGATTATGCGAAGGCAGGGTACTATTTATTGCCCAATCGCAAGCCTGATGAAACGGCTTCAAACTTGATCATAGTCTACACCATGTTCATGATTGTGGCGAGTGTACTTCCCGTCTTTGGCTTTACTGGAACTCTTGTGCTTTCTGATCCCGCCGCTTTGATTGTCCTTGTTCTCGGAGCATGGATGTTGAGATCAGCGATCTTACTTAAGAAGAATCCATCGAAAGAATACGCTAGAAAACTCATGCTTACGAGTGTGGCTTATCTACCGCTTGTTCAAATTGTATATGTGATTGATAGATACATCTAA
- a CDS encoding cytochrome c oxidase subunit 3, which translates to MADSALKNDRRRAAKPLLWIGIASMIMAFAGLTSGYIVSRSSLIEANTWLYFDIPSEFYISTAIIIASSFVMTFAVRSARAGSMGKAKLLLLLTLIAGLVFSGFQVMGWSQLTQNEIRFTGEGSNVAGSWFYIITWFHLLHVTGGVITLLVTWVKAQMGKYSQDDYLGIEMAAIFWHFVDILWIFLFLFLAIFR; encoded by the coding sequence ATGGCAGATTCAGCGCTAAAGAACGATAGAAGAAGAGCCGCTAAACCACTCTTGTGGATTGGCATAGCTTCCATGATTATGGCCTTTGCAGGTCTAACTTCTGGATACATCGTCTCGCGATCGTCGCTTATTGAAGCCAATACATGGTTGTATTTCGATATTCCGTCGGAATTCTACATATCAACAGCGATTATTATCGCGAGTAGTTTTGTGATGACATTTGCTGTTCGATCTGCTCGAGCAGGATCGATGGGAAAGGCAAAATTGCTATTGTTGCTCACCTTGATCGCTGGACTTGTTTTTTCAGGTTTTCAGGTAATGGGGTGGAGTCAACTCACTCAAAATGAGATTCGTTTTACAGGAGAAGGTAGTAATGTGGCCGGCTCTTGGTTTTATATAATCACTTGGTTTCATCTCCTTCACGTAACGGGAGGGGTGATCACTTTGTTGGTTACTTGGGTCAAAGCGCAGATGGGGAAATACAGTCAGGATGACTACCTAGGAATTGAAATGGCTGCCATTTTCTGGCATTTCGTTGACATCTTATGGATTTTCCTATTCCTGTTTTTGGCAATTTTTCGTTAA
- a CDS encoding cytochrome c oxidase subunit 3, with amino-acid sequence MATNTSVEVPQEKLWGGGNQPMGASYGKMMMWFFLISDALTFSGFLTAYGLMRFKYEETWPVAENVFTHFPGIDGDQPLLYVALMTFILILSSVTMVMAVHEGKHKKKIRVGLWMLATIVGGAIFLGSQAWEWYHFIVGDNGAIELSSREIIRPADAEGNFISLSELVHPGAEGHGHHEHFTIEQVRTSFAEGDFTLRYPGKGVRGEDGGYTHTVIPHDEAMKLLNEENTMVVQGANMTRNEYGHVQFANFFFFITGFHGFHVFSGVVLNFIIFYNVMLGTYERRGHYEMVEKVGLYWHFVDLVWVFVFTFFYLV; translated from the coding sequence ATGGCGACGAATACGTCTGTTGAAGTGCCTCAAGAGAAACTATGGGGCGGAGGGAACCAGCCGATGGGCGCGAGCTACGGCAAAATGATGATGTGGTTCTTCTTGATTTCAGATGCCTTGACATTCTCAGGCTTCTTAACTGCATATGGCCTTATGCGCTTCAAGTATGAAGAAACATGGCCAGTTGCTGAAAACGTGTTTACCCACTTCCCGGGTATCGATGGTGATCAACCATTGCTCTACGTAGCATTGATGACCTTCATCCTCATCTTGTCTTCTGTAACCATGGTTATGGCAGTACACGAAGGGAAGCACAAGAAAAAGATTCGCGTTGGGCTTTGGATGTTGGCAACCATCGTTGGTGGTGCTATCTTCTTGGGATCACAGGCGTGGGAGTGGTATCACTTCATTGTTGGTGATAACGGCGCAATCGAATTGTCTTCAAGAGAGATTATCCGTCCAGCGGATGCAGAGGGTAACTTCATTTCTCTTTCTGAACTGGTTCATCCAGGTGCGGAAGGTCATGGTCACCACGAGCACTTCACTATAGAGCAAGTTCGAACTTCTTTCGCAGAGGGAGATTTTACCCTTCGTTACCCTGGTAAAGGGGTGCGCGGCGAAGATGGCGGGTATACCCACACCGTTATTCCTCACGATGAAGCGATGAAGCTTTTGAATGAAGAGAATACCATGGTGGTGCAAGGTGCTAATATGACTCGTAACGAATACGGTCATGTTCAATTTGCAAACTTCTTCTTCTTCATTACCGGTTTCCACGGTTTCCACGTGTTCTCAGGTGTGGTGTTGAACTTCATCATTTTCTACAATGTGATGTTGGGTACATACGAGAGAAGAGGTCATTATGAAATGGTTGAGAAGGTTGGTTTGTACTGGCACTTTGTCGATCTCGTTTGGGTATTCGTATTTACCTTCTTCTACCTAGTTTAA
- a CDS encoding cytochrome C oxidase subunit IV family protein: MSDNHAHGGVRKLVMIFLLLLVVTFVEVMLGIYKSDLGALLNEPGGFTSWLNIIFILLTLVKAYYIVEVFMHLEGERKNLRLSIYLPVLILIPYLTFILLTEGSHLFGV; encoded by the coding sequence ATGTCTGATAATCACGCACACGGAGGAGTTCGTAAACTCGTTATGATTTTCCTTCTACTACTCGTTGTAACGTTTGTAGAAGTAATGTTGGGTATCTACAAAAGCGATTTAGGAGCACTGTTGAATGAACCAGGAGGATTCACTTCTTGGTTGAACATCATCTTCATCTTGCTTACCCTTGTAAAAGCCTATTATATTGTTGAGGTGTTCATGCACTTGGAAGGGGAACGGAAGAATTTGCGTCTTTCGATCTACTTGCCAGTACTCATTCTGATACCTTATTTGACCTTTATTCTACTTACTGAAGGTAGTCACTTGTTCGGTGTTTAA
- a CDS encoding SCO family protein — MLIILLALPVSVYLAAVFISGEITFRSLDFVGPKEVTVNDEGEEETVYYTVPDFSFTDQDGNTVTRESMKGKIYVASFFFTRCPTICTPMNYHLKSVYDRLYAFKDIAFISHTIDPTHDSIAQLKAYALERGINNSEKWHFVTGSKEDIYSMASSYYLAANEDSTMTNHAGFYHSGQVVLVDWDGRIRSGIDDDGNPVGGYDITEAKDIDQLVDDLRVLAKEYRKVKMRG, encoded by the coding sequence GTGTTAATTATCTTATTAGCACTGCCTGTTTCAGTTTATTTAGCCGCTGTTTTTATCAGTGGTGAAATAACTTTTCGCTCGTTGGACTTCGTTGGTCCAAAAGAAGTGACAGTAAATGATGAGGGGGAAGAGGAGACCGTTTACTACACGGTTCCCGATTTTTCTTTCACGGATCAAGATGGGAATACGGTTACCCGTGAGTCCATGAAGGGAAAGATTTACGTGGCTTCATTCTTCTTCACGCGTTGTCCTACCATTTGCACACCTATGAATTACCACCTCAAGAGTGTGTACGATAGGTTGTATGCCTTTAAGGATATTGCCTTCATCTCTCACACGATTGATCCCACTCACGATAGCATTGCCCAACTCAAGGCATATGCGCTTGAACGCGGCATTAACAACAGCGAGAAATGGCATTTCGTGACAGGGTCGAAGGAAGACATCTATTCAATGGCTAGTTCATATTACTTAGCTGCTAATGAAGATTCTACCATGACCAACCACGCTGGATTCTATCACAGTGGTCAGGTGGTGTTAGTGGATTGGGATGGACGTATTCGTTCGGGAATTGACGATGACGGAAACCCAGTTGGCGGTTACGATATTACAGAAGCAAAAGACATCGATCAATTGGTAGATGACTTACGCGTTCTTGCGAAAGAGTACAGGAAAGTGAAAATGCGAGGATGA
- a CDS encoding DUF420 domain-containing protein, giving the protein MRKQDQIWKPIIIGLSIVIPVAVAVLFLLPEDMKLNLGNANLRSLPFFHATLNGSTAILLLVGKVLIKKKQVTWHRFSMLAAFVLSSVFLISYVIYHSSTPDSKYLGDMGYIYYPILISHIVLSMAVLPLALFAIYRGLTNEIQKHRKIVKWTYPIWLYVAVTGVLVYVFMAPYYVH; this is encoded by the coding sequence ATGAGAAAGCAAGACCAAATTTGGAAACCGATTATCATTGGATTGAGCATTGTCATTCCGGTTGCAGTAGCCGTGTTGTTTCTGCTTCCTGAGGATATGAAGCTGAATTTGGGCAACGCAAACCTTCGTAGCCTTCCATTTTTTCATGCAACTTTGAACGGTAGTACGGCTATTCTCCTACTTGTGGGGAAAGTTTTGATCAAAAAGAAGCAAGTGACTTGGCATAGATTCTCCATGCTGGCGGCCTTTGTCTTGTCTTCCGTTTTCTTGATTAGCTATGTTATTTATCACAGTAGCACGCCTGATTCGAAGTATTTGGGGGATATGGGATACATCTATTATCCCATACTGATATCACACATTGTATTGTCCATGGCGGTTTTGCCTTTGGCGTTGTTTGCCATCTATCGCGGACTGACCAATGAGATTCAAAAGCACCGCAAAATAGTCAAGTGGACCTATCCAATTTGGCTCTATGTTGCGGTTACTGGAGTGTTGGTTTATGTATTTATGGCTCCGTACTATGTTCACTAA
- a CDS encoding TolC family protein, translated as MRKSGYLLLSIFLSYSSFAQDKKAWTLEECIHYALENNIDVRQQGQNVQMADYNRDANSANFFPNLTFSSGYNWNFGYNIDPVTNLPSSANRQTGNFSLSSQWVLFDGLANVNQLRQGRIDYLAATYQLESIKNDITVNISSTYLQILMNKEIAAVALEQKNTSALMLESSKAQYDAGSIAYGDYLQAESQLASDEQRLIQAQNNVTLSILSLAQLLQLEDPTSFDVVSPELDLPAGSVLARTPTDIYTTAREVQPIVKASELNIQSAQYSLYQSQSSYWPTISLQAAISTNYSNRIFAYEGVSDQTIPIGFWNNSGSAVPVYTTTSVPYGRYSKNFGTQFSDNLNEYVGVNLVWPIFSRFQIRNRVRQQEFAVSQAELELDRVENQLRQTIQKAHADAQASLKSYTASSKAAEAAEESLDYARIRREEGAISQYEYESARNNYLAAKSQQLQSKYDYIFKVRVLEFYLTNQL; from the coding sequence ATGAGAAAATCTGGATATCTCTTACTATCTATTTTTCTAAGCTATTCTTCATTTGCTCAGGATAAAAAAGCCTGGACCTTAGAGGAGTGTATTCATTATGCACTGGAGAATAACATCGACGTTAGGCAACAAGGCCAGAACGTCCAGATGGCAGATTACAATCGCGATGCGAATTCAGCCAACTTTTTTCCTAATCTGACCTTCTCGAGTGGGTACAACTGGAACTTCGGTTACAATATTGACCCCGTAACGAACTTGCCATCTTCTGCTAACCGTCAAACTGGGAACTTCAGTTTGAGTTCACAGTGGGTTCTCTTTGATGGATTGGCCAATGTGAATCAACTTCGTCAGGGACGTATTGATTATCTAGCGGCAACGTATCAGTTGGAGTCGATAAAGAATGACATCACAGTCAACATTTCTTCTACTTATTTACAGATACTGATGAATAAGGAGATTGCGGCTGTAGCGCTAGAGCAGAAGAATACGAGTGCCCTAATGCTCGAAAGCTCGAAAGCGCAATACGATGCTGGATCTATTGCCTACGGCGATTATCTTCAGGCAGAGTCGCAATTAGCTTCTGATGAACAGCGATTAATTCAGGCGCAGAACAATGTAACCTTGAGTATTCTCTCATTAGCGCAACTTCTACAATTGGAAGATCCTACCTCCTTTGACGTGGTATCGCCAGAGTTGGACTTGCCTGCAGGTTCTGTTCTTGCTCGAACTCCCACGGATATCTACACTACAGCGCGAGAGGTACAACCCATTGTGAAAGCGAGTGAGCTGAATATTCAAAGTGCTCAGTACTCCTTGTATCAGTCTCAATCTTCTTATTGGCCTACCATCAGTTTACAAGCGGCGATCAGCACGAACTATTCGAATAGAATTTTCGCCTATGAAGGAGTTTCGGATCAAACCATTCCCATTGGTTTTTGGAATAACTCGGGTTCAGCGGTTCCGGTTTATACAACCACGAGCGTTCCGTACGGACGTTACAGCAAGAATTTTGGCACTCAGTTTTCAGACAACTTGAACGAGTATGTCGGTGTGAACTTGGTGTGGCCAATTTTCTCTCGATTCCAGATTCGAAACCGCGTTCGTCAACAGGAGTTTGCTGTTTCTCAAGCGGAACTCGAATTGGATAGAGTAGAGAACCAGCTTCGCCAAACGATACAAAAGGCTCACGCAGATGCACAAGCTTCACTAAAGAGTTACACGGCTTCTTCCAAAGCTGCCGAAGCGGCAGAGGAAAGTTTGGATTACGCTCGTATTCGAAGAGAAGAGGGGGCGATTTCTCAATATGAGTATGAATCAGCTCGAAACAACTATCTCGCTGCTAAATCGCAACAGCTTCAATCCAAGTACGATTACATTTTTAAGGTTCGCGTGCTCGAATTCTACCTGACCAACCAGCTTTAA
- a CDS encoding efflux RND transporter periplasmic adaptor subunit, which translates to MKNRKSLFIVLGIVLVVVLLVVARVSGAFGEPEGLEVEVGVVTKRTLVETASASGKIQPEVEVKLSPEVSGEIIALPVVEGQYVEAGQLLVSINPDLYRAAVNRTQASVNASRSALAQAKAQFVEAEKSYRRNENLFKQNVISQAEWDAAQRAYSVSELSVESAEYQLQSAQATLREAQDNLKRTTITAPVSGTISALNVELGERVVGTAQMAGTELLRIANLNDMEVLVEVNENDIVKVALNDTADIEVDAYLGEKYLGVVTEIANSANTNGTSADQVTNFEVKVRILRSSYAPDSEEQPFRPGMTASVDIRTNRREGILTVPIEAVTVREDTSSTGSRPKFSSQNETEEKEEFEVVFAPDNGKAKIIVVKTGIQDERFIEILEGLSDGQEIIVGSYEAVAKKLNAGDAIVSQSSGGSKDEGEK; encoded by the coding sequence ATGAAAAATCGAAAATCGCTTTTTATAGTTCTAGGTATTGTCCTAGTAGTTGTACTGCTCGTTGTCGCTAGAGTTTCTGGTGCTTTTGGAGAACCAGAAGGACTCGAAGTAGAAGTGGGTGTGGTCACTAAACGCACCCTTGTAGAGACTGCCAGTGCAAGTGGGAAGATTCAACCCGAAGTGGAGGTGAAATTGTCGCCAGAAGTAAGTGGTGAGATCATTGCCTTGCCTGTTGTAGAGGGCCAGTACGTGGAGGCTGGACAGTTATTGGTGAGCATCAATCCAGATTTATACCGAGCTGCTGTTAACCGTACTCAAGCTTCTGTGAATGCTTCGCGTTCGGCCTTGGCACAAGCCAAAGCTCAATTCGTGGAAGCGGAAAAGAGCTATCGCAGAAATGAGAATCTCTTCAAGCAAAATGTAATTTCTCAAGCGGAATGGGATGCGGCTCAACGAGCTTATAGCGTAAGTGAATTGTCGGTAGAATCTGCTGAATATCAATTACAAAGTGCTCAAGCTACACTGAGAGAAGCTCAAGATAACTTGAAGAGAACCACCATCACAGCTCCAGTTTCAGGTACCATCTCCGCGCTCAATGTTGAGTTAGGGGAAAGGGTAGTGGGTACGGCGCAAATGGCCGGTACAGAGTTACTACGCATTGCCAATCTGAATGACATGGAGGTACTGGTGGAGGTCAATGAGAACGACATCGTAAAGGTGGCGTTGAATGATACTGCCGATATCGAAGTGGATGCCTATCTAGGTGAGAAGTACTTGGGTGTAGTTACAGAAATTGCCAATAGCGCGAATACCAATGGAACATCCGCGGATCAAGTAACTAACTTTGAAGTAAAGGTTCGCATTTTGAGAAGCAGCTATGCTCCGGATTCAGAAGAGCAGCCGTTTAGACCGGGTATGACCGCTTCTGTGGATATTCGAACCAACCGTAGAGAGGGTATTTTGACGGTTCCAATTGAAGCTGTAACCGTTCGTGAGGATACTTCATCAACGGGAAGTAGACCCAAGTTTAGCTCTCAGAATGAAACCGAAGAAAAGGAAGAGTTTGAGGTAGTATTTGCCCCTGACAATGGAAAGGCGAAGATCATTGTAGTGAAAACCGGAATTCAAGATGAGCGTTTTATCGAAATTCTTGAAGGTTTGTCGGACGGACAAGAGATAATTGTCGGTTCGTATGAGGCGGTGGCGAAAAAACTCAATGCTGGTGATGCCATCGTGTCCCAATCTTCGGGTGGATCAAAGGATGAAGGAGAAAAGTAG
- the tsaB gene encoding tRNA (adenosine(37)-N6)-threonylcarbamoyltransferase complex dimerization subunit type 1 TsaB, translating to MINPIFLCIETSTHNCSVAVFRGSERLSLVEQSSDSYIHGEMLHIFIQRALADAGIEAHNLTAVAVSKGPGSYTGLRIGVSAAKGLCFALQIPLYSVNSLRVLSNGLTKAEIGDADVLSVIDARRMEVYSSVFDSEGTELSETQAEIVEADTFEDRRRTKFVLVGDAQEKLKEVLPIAHYNFTTHIYPSAAHMGSIILKKIENEQAEDVAYFEPFYLKDFVAGKPKKSPLAQ from the coding sequence ATGATTAACCCCATTTTTCTTTGCATTGAAACGAGCACGCATAATTGCAGCGTTGCCGTATTTCGTGGAAGTGAAAGATTATCGCTGGTTGAACAATCGAGTGATAGCTACATCCACGGCGAAATGCTTCACATCTTTATTCAACGGGCACTTGCCGATGCGGGAATAGAAGCGCATAATCTCACTGCGGTTGCAGTGTCTAAAGGGCCGGGCTCATACACTGGATTGCGAATAGGTGTCTCTGCTGCTAAAGGACTTTGTTTTGCACTTCAAATTCCATTGTACAGCGTTAACAGTCTACGGGTTTTGTCCAACGGACTTACGAAAGCTGAAATAGGTGATGCTGATGTATTGTCGGTTATTGACGCTCGAAGAATGGAGGTTTATTCTTCAGTTTTCGATTCGGAAGGAACCGAATTGAGCGAAACCCAAGCCGAGATTGTAGAAGCCGATACTTTTGAAGATCGAAGGAGAACAAAGTTTGTCTTAGTCGGAGATGCTCAAGAGAAATTGAAAGAGGTGTTGCCTATTGCTCATTACAATTTCACCACGCACATCTATCCTTCCGCTGCCCACATGGGATCTATCATCTTAAAGAAGATAGAAAATGAGCAGGCAGAGGATGTGGCTTACTTTGAACCGTTTTACTTGAAGGACTTTGTGGCTGGTAAACCCAAGAAGTCCCCCCTAGCTCAGTGA
- a CDS encoding DNA-3-methyladenine glycosylase I: MKRCSWCGNDPLYVKYHDEEWGVPFSDDQKMFEFLLLETFQAGLSWITILRKRENFRNAFADFDVDAVANFTAKDIERLQNDPGIIRNRLKIQSAISNAQLIVRMRDEEGIGLSDYFWKWVNHTPIVNSPASLKEVPATSNLSDAISKDLKKRGFKFVGSTVIYAHLQATGIINDHVVDCDFRNSLS; this comes from the coding sequence ATGAAACGATGCAGCTGGTGCGGAAACGACCCACTCTATGTGAAGTACCACGACGAAGAGTGGGGTGTGCCATTCTCTGACGATCAAAAAATGTTCGAATTTCTCCTGCTCGAAACGTTTCAAGCTGGATTGAGTTGGATCACTATCCTCAGAAAAAGAGAAAACTTCAGAAACGCCTTCGCAGATTTTGATGTGGATGCCGTAGCAAACTTTACTGCCAAAGACATAGAAAGACTTCAGAATGACCCGGGCATTATTCGCAATAGATTGAAGATTCAATCGGCTATCAGCAATGCTCAATTGATTGTACGGATGAGGGATGAAGAAGGAATAGGGCTATCCGACTACTTTTGGAAGTGGGTGAATCACACCCCAATTGTGAACTCTCCCGCTAGCCTAAAAGAAGTTCCAGCAACTTCTAATTTGTCAGATGCCATCTCCAAAGACTTGAAGAAAAGAGGTTTCAAATTCGTGGGAAGTACCGTGATTTACGCTCATCTTCAAGCTACGGGAATCATCAATGATCACGTAGTAGATTGCGATTTTAGAAACTCACTGAGCTAG
- a CDS encoding thioredoxin domain-containing protein codes for MNHLKNSSSPYLLQHAHQPVDWYPWGEEALQKAVEEDKLIIISVGYSTCHWCHVMAHETFDDDSVAAFMNENFICIKVDREERPDIDQVYMRAVQMMTGQGGWPLNCVALPDGRPIWGGTYFPKDRWVASLSKILEVRKDDPASVIDYASKLQEGMQISSTLVASEDPVPMDTELFHVMRHNWSRRWDTTEGGPNKAPKFPLPNNYQFLLRYGIQFEDSAALNQTKLTLDAMFKGGLYDHVGGGFTRYSTDAQWRIPHFEKMLYDNGQLLELYANAYKVWKDENYEHVMRQTIGFLNREMKAENGLFYSALDADSEGEEGKFYVWTTGEIKSVLGDDFDRFAELTDWNGRAHWEDENHVILIHPKNTPTLPEWTKWMSLLSAKRDERIRPSTDTKLLSAWNALAISGMIESALALQDNNLKSECIELGNLYYTSFIEGNHVWHAYGENGGYIKGFADDYALSIRLFLKLNTISGNEIWLQRAEEITESALNLFGNPDSPLLWYTSSSHEELVAKSQETEDNVIPSANGLMARNLFQLARALGKSEWEERAQAMTELVIPQAESYPESYTEWAQCALDMHGPFREVALVGENGSDLAFEMGATYHPSALILSSDTKSNEPPFESRFIPGETFIYVCEDRRCQLPVRSIEEAQALIPVKIEDQ; via the coding sequence ATGAATCACTTGAAAAATTCTTCGAGCCCCTACCTGTTGCAGCACGCACATCAGCCCGTTGACTGGTATCCATGGGGTGAAGAAGCCCTTCAAAAGGCAGTTGAAGAAGACAAATTGATTATCATTTCAGTTGGATATTCTACTTGTCACTGGTGTCACGTGATGGCACACGAGACCTTTGACGACGACAGTGTTGCTGCTTTCATGAATGAAAACTTCATCTGTATTAAGGTGGATCGCGAAGAACGCCCGGATATCGATCAAGTGTACATGCGAGCGGTCCAAATGATGACGGGGCAAGGTGGATGGCCCCTCAACTGCGTGGCCCTTCCAGATGGAAGACCGATTTGGGGCGGTACCTATTTTCCGAAAGATCGCTGGGTAGCTAGCCTTTCTAAGATTCTTGAAGTCCGAAAAGATGACCCTGCGTCGGTGATTGATTATGCCTCCAAGCTTCAAGAAGGTATGCAAATCAGTTCAACCCTAGTAGCTTCGGAAGACCCTGTGCCAATGGACACAGAACTCTTTCACGTGATGCGCCATAATTGGTCCAGAAGATGGGATACCACTGAGGGCGGCCCGAACAAGGCACCAAAATTCCCCCTCCCCAACAATTATCAGTTCCTACTTCGCTACGGCATTCAATTTGAAGATTCAGCCGCCCTTAATCAAACCAAATTGACCTTGGACGCCATGTTCAAAGGCGGACTCTACGATCACGTTGGTGGAGGTTTCACGCGATATTCAACCGATGCTCAATGGCGTATTCCACACTTTGAGAAAATGCTCTACGACAACGGTCAGTTACTAGAACTCTACGCCAATGCCTACAAGGTTTGGAAGGATGAGAATTACGAGCACGTGATGCGACAAACCATCGGTTTTCTAAATCGTGAAATGAAAGCTGAAAACGGTCTCTTTTACAGCGCACTTGATGCCGACAGTGAAGGAGAAGAAGGAAAATTCTATGTGTGGACCACTGGTGAAATCAAATCTGTTCTTGGAGATGATTTTGATCGATTTGCTGAGCTGACCGATTGGAATGGCAGAGCCCATTGGGAAGACGAAAATCACGTGATCCTTATTCATCCCAAAAATACTCCCACCCTACCGGAATGGACAAAATGGATGAGCCTTCTTTCTGCAAAACGAGATGAACGCATACGTCCTTCAACGGATACGAAATTGCTCTCGGCATGGAACGCACTTGCCATTAGCGGCATGATTGAGTCGGCTCTAGCGCTGCAAGACAATAACCTCAAATCCGAGTGTATCGAACTGGGAAACCTATACTACACTTCTTTTATTGAGGGCAATCACGTTTGGCACGCCTACGGAGAGAATGGAGGATATATCAAAGGGTTTGCTGACGATTATGCCTTGTCGATTCGATTATTCCTCAAGCTAAACACCATTAGTGGTAATGAAATTTGGCTACAAAGAGCAGAAGAAATCACAGAATCTGCCCTCAACTTATTCGGTAACCCAGATTCACCACTGTTGTGGTATACTTCCTCCTCGCATGAAGAGCTGGTCGCCAAATCACAAGAAACCGAAGACAACGTTATTCCTTCTGCCAATGGACTCATGGCTCGGAATTTATTTCAGTTAGCTCGAGCGTTGGGAAAGAGTGAATGGGAAGAAAGAGCACAAGCTATGACGGAGTTAGTTATTCCTCAAGCAGAATCCTATCCTGAATCATACACAGAATGGGCGCAATGCGCTTTGGATATGCACGGACCTTTCCGTGAAGTTGCTTTGGTAGGGGAAAATGGAAGTGATTTGGCCTTCGAAATGGGCGCCACATATCATCCTAGTGCACTCATCCTATCGTCAGACACAAAATCGAATGAGCCTCCTTTTGAAAGCCGATTTATTCCAGGAGAAACTTTCATCTATGTATGCGAAGATCGCCGATGCCAACTTCCCGTTAGATCTATTGAAGAGGCCCAAGCTTTGATTCCCGTTAAAATTGAAGATCAATGA